AGCAGCGCCGCGCAGCGCATGTTCGGCTATGCCGAGGCGGAGGTGCTCGGCCGCAACATCTCGATGCTGATGCCCTCGCCCGACCGCGAGGCGCATGACGGCTATATCGGCCGCTATCTGGCCACCCGCGCGCCGCGCATCATCGGCAGCAGCCGGCGGGTGATGGGCCGCCGCAAGGATGGCACGCTGGTGCCGCACGAACTGGCGGTGGGCGAGGCGACGGGTGGCGGCGAGCGCGTGTTCACCGGCTTCATGCGCGACCTGACCGAGCAGGAGGCGACGGCCGCGCGAGTGCGCGACCTGCAATCCGAACTGATCCACGTTTCCCGCGTCAGCGCGATGGGGGCGATGGCCTCCACATTGGCGCATGAGCTCAACCAGCCGATCACCGCGGTGGTGAACTATGTCGAGGCGGCGCACGCCTTGCTGGAGGCGCCCGACACCGAAACGCTGGAGATGGTGCGCGAGGCGCTGGCCGACGCCGCCGCGCAATCGATGCGCGCGGGCCATATCGTGCGACGGCTGCGCGACTTCGTGGCGCGCGGCGATGTGCAGAAGCATGTCGAGGATCTGCCGGCGCTGATCCGCGAGGCCTGCTCGCTGGGGCTGGTGGGCGTGCGCGAACATGGCGTCGAGACGCAATTCGCGCTCGATCCCGCGGCAACGCCGGTGCTGGCGGACCGAATTCAGATCGAGCAGGTGCTGGTCAACCTCGTACGGAACGCCGCCGAGGCGATGGCGGATGGACCCCGGCGGCACCTGACCATCACCACCGCGCTCGATGCGCCGGGCATGGTCCGCGTCACCATCGCCGATACCGGCCCGGGGCTCGCCCCCGATGTCGCCGGGCAGCTTTTCCAGGCCTTCCTCAGCACCAAGACCGAGGGCATGGGGCTGGGACTTTCGATCTGCCGCACGATCGTCGAGGCGCATGGCGGCAAGATCTGGGCGGAATCGCCGCCCGAAGGGGGCACGCGCTTCCACTTCACATTGATGCACATCGTGCCGGAGGAGCCTGATGGAGCCTAAGCGAACCATCCACATCGTCGACGACGAGGCCGCGATCCGCCGCTCTGCGGGATTCCTGCTGGCGGGTGCGGGCTATCGCACCGAAAGCTGGTCGTCGGGCGTGGAATTCCTGAAGGACGTGCGCCACGCGACCGAGGGCTGCATATTGCTCGACGTGCGCATGCCGGAGATGGACGGGCTGGAGGTGCAGCAGGCGCTGGCCGAACAGGGCGTGACGTGGCCGGTGATCGTGCTGACCGGCCATGCCGATGTCGC
The window above is part of the Sphingomonas sanxanigenens DSM 19645 = NX02 genome. Proteins encoded here:
- a CDS encoding PAS domain-containing sensor histidine kinase; translation: MNRTTQPPPAPAGALRALLLAGAAVAIATCAALLLEPYLADRPIWLALTLAVLLAARVGGALTATFTLALAALAGLLLVDTPFRDADHIVYAVGFALVSTGIILLTGRMSHWRHTAHVHEADADEIARRARDMAEELGLLIDGATTYAIYMLDPEGRVAIWNKGAERIKGWREQEVLGRPTAIFYAAEDVAAGKPAADLARARADGRMQDESWRVRKDGTEFLADVTITALHDEDGALRGFGKVVRDITDQKAAERAIAQREAQLDSILATVPEAMVVIDAGGTILSFSSAAQRMFGYAEAEVLGRNISMLMPSPDREAHDGYIGRYLATRAPRIIGSSRRVMGRRKDGTLVPHELAVGEATGGGERVFTGFMRDLTEQEATAARVRDLQSELIHVSRVSAMGAMASTLAHELNQPITAVVNYVEAAHALLEAPDTETLEMVREALADAAAQSMRAGHIVRRLRDFVARGDVQKHVEDLPALIREACSLGLVGVREHGVETQFALDPAATPVLADRIQIEQVLVNLVRNAAEAMADGPRRHLTITTALDAPGMVRVTIADTGPGLAPDVAGQLFQAFLSTKTEGMGLGLSICRTIVEAHGGKIWAESPPEGGTRFHFTLMHIVPEEPDGA